One [Clostridium] saccharolyticum WM1 DNA segment encodes these proteins:
- a CDS encoding ABC transporter ATP-binding protein, with the protein MIQVKNLYKVYKVGNTKVYALNGVDFTIYKGEFCAIVGPSGSGKSTLLNMLAGLEKPSKGEIVIGGSHIEKLSENQLVSFRRKHVGFIFQSYNLLKTMNAVENVALPLSFRGVPRKVRNEKAREYIKLVGLEKQMKHMANEMSGGQQQRVGIARALAVDPRIIFADEPTGNLDSKTTREILSLMQRIVREQNQTLVMVTHDNYIAKFADRQFHIVDGKIVKIEEQHHEDTKEDMENEEG; encoded by the coding sequence ATGATTCAGGTTAAGAATCTTTATAAGGTGTACAAAGTGGGAAACACAAAGGTCTATGCGTTAAACGGCGTGGACTTTACCATATACAAAGGGGAATTTTGTGCGATCGTAGGCCCCTCCGGCTCCGGTAAATCCACTCTTTTAAATATGCTTGCTGGTCTTGAAAAGCCGTCAAAGGGTGAGATCGTTATTGGCGGGAGCCATATAGAGAAGCTATCGGAAAATCAACTGGTATCATTCCGCAGAAAACATGTTGGTTTTATTTTCCAGTCCTACAATCTGTTAAAGACTATGAATGCGGTGGAGAATGTGGCTTTGCCACTGTCGTTCCGGGGAGTCCCTAGAAAAGTAAGGAATGAAAAGGCAAGGGAATACATAAAACTGGTGGGTCTTGAAAAGCAGATGAAACATATGGCCAATGAAATGTCAGGCGGCCAGCAGCAGAGAGTCGGAATTGCAAGAGCTTTGGCGGTAGATCCCCGGATCATCTTTGCGGATGAACCAACTGGAAACTTAGATTCAAAGACCACCAGGGAAATATTAAGCCTGATGCAGAGAATCGTGAGAGAACAGAATCAGACTCTGGTCATGGTTACTCATGATAATTATATTGCAAAGTTTGCAGACAGACAATTCCATATAGTAGATGGAAAAATCGTTAAAATCGAAGAACAGCATCATGAGGATACGAAGGAGGATATGGAAAATGAAGAAGGGTAG
- the pyrB gene encoding aspartate carbamoyltransferase — MRHLLNPLDFSVEETGQLLDLAKDIEENLPKYSHVCDGKKLATLFYEPSTRTRLSFEAAMLNLGGSVLGFSSADSSSAAKGESVADTIRVLSCYADICAMRHPKEGAPLVAANHSSIPVINAGDGGHQHPTQTLTDLLSIRSLKGRLNDLTIGLCGDLKFGRTVHSLINALVRYENIKFILISPPELRVPEYIREDVLKANNIEFMEMDSLDEAMPSLDILYMTRVQKERFFNEEDYIRLKDCYILDKKKMKLAKQDMYVLHPLPRVNEISVEIDEDPRAAYFKQAKYGVYVRMALIMTLLEVK; from the coding sequence ATGAGACATTTACTTAACCCGTTAGACTTTAGTGTGGAAGAGACAGGGCAGCTTTTGGATCTGGCCAAAGATATCGAAGAAAATCTTCCAAAATATTCTCATGTATGCGATGGAAAAAAATTAGCGACATTATTTTATGAGCCAAGTACAAGAACTCGTTTGAGTTTCGAGGCTGCCATGTTGAATCTGGGCGGCAGTGTACTAGGCTTTTCTTCTGCTGACTCCAGTTCTGCCGCAAAAGGAGAAAGTGTTGCTGACACCATTCGGGTCCTTTCCTGCTACGCAGACATATGTGCCATGAGACATCCCAAAGAAGGAGCTCCGCTGGTTGCTGCTAACCATTCCAGCATACCGGTAATCAATGCCGGAGACGGAGGACACCAGCATCCGACCCAGACCCTTACTGATCTTCTTTCCATACGTTCTTTAAAAGGCCGCTTAAATGATCTGACCATCGGCCTCTGCGGTGATTTAAAATTCGGCCGAACGGTCCACTCTCTGATTAATGCTCTTGTACGATACGAAAACATTAAATTCATCTTGATTTCTCCCCCTGAACTGCGAGTACCTGAATACATCCGTGAAGATGTGTTAAAGGCCAACAACATCGAATTTATGGAAATGGACAGCCTTGACGAAGCGATGCCGTCTCTTGATATCCTGTACATGACCCGTGTGCAAAAGGAGCGCTTCTTTAATGAAGAGGATTACATCCGTTTGAAGGACTGTTATATTCTGGACAAAAAGAAAATGAAACTGGCAAAACAAGATATGTATGTTCTTCACCCCCTTCCAAGAGTCAACGAAATTTCCGTGGAGATTGACGAAGATCCCAGAGCCGCCTACTTTAAGCAGGCGAAATACGGCGTGTATGTGCGCATGGCCCTTATCATGACATTATTGGAGGTAAAATAA
- a CDS encoding aspartate carbamoyltransferase regulatory subunit, with amino-acid sequence MLNISGLKEGIVLDHIEAGKSLEIYYNLGLDKLDCQVAIIKNAKSNKMGKKDIIKIEGGLDHIDLEILGYIDHNITVNIIKDNLIVEKKALSLPKKITNVIHCKNPRCITSIEQGLPHVFYLADEDKEVYRCMYCEEKYTK; translated from the coding sequence ATGTTAAATATCAGCGGATTAAAAGAAGGAATCGTTTTAGATCACATAGAAGCAGGAAAAAGCTTAGAAATATATTATAACCTGGGTCTGGACAAGCTGGACTGTCAGGTGGCTATCATCAAGAATGCCAAAAGCAATAAGATGGGGAAAAAGGATATTATAAAAATTGAAGGCGGCTTAGACCACATTGATCTGGAAATCCTGGGCTATATTGACCATAACATAACGGTCAACATCATTAAGGACAATCTGATTGTGGAAAAGAAGGCATTAAGCCTGCCGAAAAAGATCACAAATGTTATACATTGCAAGAATCCCCGCTGTATCACCTCCATAGAACAAGGACTCCCTCATGTGTTCTATCTTGCCGATGAGGACAAAGAAGTTTACCGCTGCATGTATTGCGAAGAAAAATATACGAAATAA
- a CDS encoding nucleoside kinase, which translates to MAIVTIDGVAKEYPIGTSYQEIAKEYQPRFENDILLVSVNGKLSELHKTVQFDSSLHFFTGKDQPGIQTYHRSAIFLMMKAFYDVAGAENIEKVTVDFSLGKGYYIEAHGKVELTEELLSRVKARMEEYVSQKLPIMKRNVHTDEAIELFHKHRMYDKERLFRYRRVSRVNIYSIGGFEDYYYGYMVQNTGYIKYFDLIPYDDGFMLMLPQKENPKEVPVFEAEAKQKLFRVLKESIKWGERLNVSHVGALNEEIASGNINELILIQEALQEKKIAEIAGKIGADRSKKFVMIAGPSSSGKTTFSHRLSVQLKAQGMIPHPIAVDDYFINRVDSPRNPDGSYNYEVLECLDIEQFNKDMTALLAGETVEMPRYQFKTGVREYRGDYLKLGKDDILVIEGIHCLNDRLSYSLPKESKFRVYVSALTQLNIDEHNRIPTTDCRLIRRMVRDARTRGASAQDTIRMWPSVRQGEEEYIFPFQESADMMFNSATVYELSVLKQFAEPLLFGIPRDSQEYLEAKRLLKFLDYFLGVNSEDIPRNSIVREFIGGSCFKV; encoded by the coding sequence ATGGCGATAGTTACAATTGACGGTGTGGCAAAGGAATACCCCATAGGGACGTCTTATCAAGAAATTGCAAAGGAGTATCAGCCCCGGTTTGAAAATGATATTTTACTGGTCAGTGTAAACGGAAAACTTAGTGAACTCCATAAAACAGTCCAGTTTGACAGCAGCCTTCATTTTTTTACAGGGAAAGATCAGCCAGGGATTCAGACTTATCACAGAAGCGCTATTTTTCTTATGATGAAAGCCTTTTATGACGTGGCAGGAGCGGAAAACATTGAAAAGGTGACTGTGGATTTTTCTTTAGGAAAAGGCTATTATATTGAGGCCCATGGAAAGGTTGAACTGACGGAGGAACTGCTTTCCCGGGTAAAGGCCCGCATGGAGGAATATGTGAGCCAGAAACTTCCCATTATGAAGAGGAATGTACACACTGACGAAGCCATTGAACTGTTCCACAAGCACCGGATGTATGATAAGGAGAGACTGTTCCGGTACCGCCGGGTGTCCCGTGTCAACATCTACAGCATAGGCGGCTTTGAAGATTACTATTATGGATACATGGTACAAAATACCGGATACATCAAATATTTTGACTTAATTCCCTATGATGACGGATTTATGCTCATGCTGCCACAAAAGGAAAACCCCAAAGAGGTACCTGTATTTGAGGCAGAGGCAAAGCAGAAGCTGTTCCGTGTGTTAAAGGAAAGCATAAAATGGGGGGAACGGCTGAATGTTTCTCATGTAGGAGCCCTTAACGAAGAAATTGCATCCGGTAACATCAATGAACTGATATTAATTCAGGAAGCGCTACAGGAAAAGAAAATTGCTGAGATCGCAGGAAAAATAGGCGCTGACCGGAGTAAGAAATTTGTTATGATTGCCGGCCCGTCCTCATCCGGAAAAACCACCTTTTCCCACCGCTTGTCTGTGCAGTTAAAAGCTCAGGGAATGATCCCCCATCCCATTGCCGTAGACGATTATTTTATAAACCGGGTCGATAGTCCAAGAAATCCGGATGGAAGCTATAATTATGAGGTTCTGGAATGTCTGGATATTGAACAGTTTAATAAAGACATGACGGCTCTTTTGGCCGGAGAAACTGTAGAAATGCCCCGGTATCAGTTTAAAACAGGGGTCCGTGAATACAGAGGCGATTATTTAAAGCTGGGTAAGGACGATATACTGGTAATAGAAGGGATTCATTGTCTCAATGACAGGCTTTCTTATTCTCTTCCGAAAGAAAGTAAATTCCGGGTATATGTAAGTGCCCTGACTCAGTTGAATATTGATGAACACAACAGGATTCCCACAACCGATTGCCGCCTGATCCGGCGGATGGTGCGGGATGCAAGAACAAGAGGTGCTTCCGCACAGGATACCATACGTATGTGGCCGTCGGTGAGGCAAGGAGAGGAAGAGTATATTTTCCCATTCCAGGAATCGGCCGATATGATGTTTAATTCCGCAACAGTCTATGAGCTGTCTGTGCTGAAGCAGTTTGCTGAGCCTCTGTTATTCGGAATCCCCAGAGACTCTCAGGAATATTTGGAAGCAAAGCGCCTGCTGAAGTTCCTTGATTATTTTCTTGGGGTCAACAGTGAGGATATTCCCCGTAATTCCATTGTCAGAGAGTTTATCGGAGGAAGCTGCTTCAAAGTTTAG
- a CDS encoding Nif3-like dinuclear metal center hexameric protein, producing the protein MRCDELIEKLEQLAPPGCACDWDNVGLLAGRSDKEVKKVFIALDATDEVVENAVRWGADLLITHHPLIFKSLKKINDKDFISRRIIKLIRHDISCYAMHTNFDAAPGCMADAAAERLGLTNINVLEKEGVMRGEGLEETIYGIGKTGYLKEEMTVREIAAFVKERFCLPFVTVYGESAPGKAVRFVGISPGSGGSLMKPALDAGVKVFITGDIGHHIGIDAAANQMAVIDAGHYGLEYLFLDFIEEYLKREAGETIEICKAEIEFPETFI; encoded by the coding sequence ATGCGATGCGATGAATTAATAGAGAAGCTGGAACAACTGGCACCGCCGGGATGTGCCTGTGATTGGGATAATGTAGGCCTCCTGGCAGGGCGCAGCGACAAAGAAGTGAAAAAGGTTTTCATTGCCTTAGATGCTACCGATGAGGTAGTGGAGAACGCTGTCCGGTGGGGGGCTGATTTATTGATCACTCACCATCCCCTGATTTTTAAGTCATTAAAAAAAATCAATGATAAGGACTTTATATCCCGGCGTATAATAAAGCTGATCCGCCATGATATCTCCTGCTACGCCATGCATACGAATTTTGATGCAGCACCAGGTTGTATGGCAGATGCGGCTGCAGAGAGGCTGGGACTCACAAATATAAATGTTCTGGAAAAAGAAGGTGTAATGCGTGGGGAAGGACTGGAGGAGACGATATACGGAATCGGGAAAACAGGGTATCTTAAGGAAGAAATGACGGTAAGGGAGATCGCCGCTTTTGTAAAAGAACGGTTTTGCCTTCCATTTGTAACGGTTTACGGGGAGTCTGCTCCGGGTAAGGCCGTACGATTTGTGGGTATCAGTCCGGGATCAGGGGGAAGTCTTATGAAACCGGCGTTAGATGCTGGTGTGAAAGTCTTTATAACCGGTGATATCGGTCATCATATCGGTATCGATGCTGCTGCAAACCAAATGGCTGTCATTGATGCAGGTCATTATGGCTTGGAATACCTGTTTTTAGATTTTATAGAAGAATATCTAAAGAGAGAAGCAGGAGAAACAATAGAAATCTGCAAGGCAGAAATCGAATTTCCTGAAACATTCATATAA
- a CDS encoding tRNA (adenine(22)-N(1))-methyltransferase produces the protein MKLSRRLETIASFVPEGSRVADIGTDHGYVPIHLVREGKAKHAIAMDVREGPLLRARAHIQEAGLQDCVEVRLSDGLLKLEQNEADCVVIAGMGGELMIHILEGGRDLWEGIPYWVLSPHSELGKVRRFLEKESFFTLRETMIKEEGKYYSVIGVSRKPEDPFIQGKNDREISYRYGKMLLEAKDPVLMEYLKKEEEQLEQILAGLSAMGTEAAARRMEELKLDLSYNKEAQDAMR, from the coding sequence ATGAAGTTATCAAGACGTTTGGAAACCATTGCTTCCTTTGTTCCGGAAGGAAGCAGAGTAGCTGATATTGGAACAGATCATGGTTATGTTCCGATCCATCTGGTACGGGAAGGAAAAGCAAAACATGCCATTGCCATGGATGTGAGGGAGGGCCCCTTGTTACGGGCCCGGGCCCATATCCAGGAGGCAGGCTTACAAGATTGTGTGGAAGTCCGTTTAAGCGACGGACTTTTAAAATTAGAGCAAAACGAGGCAGACTGTGTTGTCATAGCAGGCATGGGCGGAGAGCTGATGATACATATCCTGGAAGGAGGCCGTGATTTGTGGGAAGGTATTCCTTACTGGGTCCTATCCCCCCATTCGGAACTTGGGAAGGTGCGCAGATTCCTGGAGAAAGAGTCATTTTTCACTTTGCGGGAGACTATGATAAAAGAAGAAGGAAAATATTATTCCGTCATTGGAGTCAGCAGAAAGCCGGAGGATCCCTTTATTCAGGGAAAAAATGACAGGGAGATTTCCTACCGTTATGGCAAGATGCTTCTGGAAGCAAAGGATCCTGTCTTAATGGAGTACTTAAAAAAGGAAGAGGAACAGCTGGAACAGATCTTGGCTGGACTTTCTGCCATGGGGACAGAGGCTGCAGCCAGAAGAATGGAAGAGCTGAAGCTGGATTTGTCCTACAATAAGGAGGCACAGGATGCGATGCGATGA
- the rpoD gene encoding RNA polymerase sigma factor RpoD — MVGSRKTEEEQAVEAKAAETAAAFEEKLNQLLLLAKKKRNVLENQEILDFFVGENLDSDKLDQIFDFLENNKVDVLQIGGEDLELDEDLFIEEDIEDEEEIDMESIDLSVPEGISVEDPVRMYLKEIGKVPLLSSEDEIELAKKIELGDDDAKQRLTEANLRLVVSIAKRYVGRGMQFLDLIQEGNLGLIKAVEKFDYRKGYKFSTYATWWIRQAITRAIADQARTIRIPVHMVETINRLVRVSRQLLQELGREPVPEEIAARADMQVDRVREIMKVSQEPVSLETPIGEEEDSHLGDFIQDEQVAVPADAATFTMLHEQLMEVLDTLTEREQKVLKLRFGLDDGRPRTLEEVGKEFNVTRERIRQIEAKALRKLRHPSRSKKLKDYLDD, encoded by the coding sequence ATGGTGGGATCAAGAAAAACTGAAGAGGAACAGGCTGTGGAGGCTAAGGCTGCAGAGACAGCCGCTGCATTCGAGGAAAAATTAAATCAGCTTCTGCTTTTAGCAAAAAAGAAACGGAATGTGCTGGAAAATCAGGAGATTCTGGATTTTTTTGTGGGAGAGAATTTAGACTCAGACAAGCTGGACCAGATTTTTGATTTTCTGGAAAACAATAAAGTGGATGTTCTTCAAATCGGCGGCGAGGATCTGGAACTGGATGAGGATCTTTTCATAGAGGAAGATATCGAGGATGAAGAAGAGATTGATATGGAAAGTATCGACCTGTCTGTTCCTGAAGGTATCAGCGTGGAGGATCCGGTCCGCATGTATTTGAAAGAGATCGGGAAAGTCCCCCTTCTTTCCAGTGAAGATGAAATTGAGCTTGCCAAAAAGATCGAGCTGGGTGATGATGATGCAAAGCAGAGGCTGACGGAGGCCAACCTACGCCTGGTGGTCAGCATTGCCAAACGCTATGTTGGGCGGGGAATGCAGTTTTTAGACTTAATTCAGGAGGGAAACTTAGGGCTTATTAAGGCCGTTGAAAAGTTTGATTACCGGAAAGGTTATAAATTCAGCACTTATGCGACCTGGTGGATCAGACAGGCGATCACCCGTGCCATTGCGGACCAGGCACGTACCATCCGCATCCCGGTTCACATGGTGGAAACCATCAACCGTCTGGTTCGTGTGTCCAGACAGCTGTTGCAGGAGCTGGGACGGGAACCGGTGCCGGAAGAGATTGCAGCCAGGGCAGATATGCAGGTGGACCGGGTCAGGGAGATCATGAAGGTGTCACAGGAACCGGTATCCTTGGAAACGCCCATCGGAGAAGAAGAGGACAGTCACTTAGGAGATTTCATTCAGGATGAGCAGGTAGCCGTTCCGGCTGATGCTGCTACCTTTACCATGCTCCACGAACAACTGATGGAGGTGCTTGACACTCTGACAGAGCGGGAGCAGAAGGTTTTAAAGCTGCGCTTCGGTCTTGATGACGGCCGGCCCAGAACCCTGGAAGAGGTAGGAAAGGAATTTAATGTTACGAGAGAACGAATTCGCCAGATAGAGGCAAAAGCATTGCGTAAACTGCGCCATCCCAGCAGAAGCAAAAAGCTGAAGGACTATCTGGATGATTAA
- the dnaG gene encoding DNA primase — protein sequence MRYSEEVIEEVRMKNDIVDVISGYVKLQKKGSNYFGLCPFHNEKSPSFSVSPAKQMYYCFGCGAGGNVLTFVMEYENYSFSEALKVLADRSGVKLPAAEYSKEAREQEDLRSALLEINKLAASYFYYQLKNPQGEAGYRYLRDRQLSDETITRFGLGYSNKTSSDLYRYLKSKGYDDSLLKQTGLVTIEERGTFDKFWNRVMFPIMDVNNRVIGFGGRVMGAGEPKYLNSPETKLFDKSRNLYGLNYARLSREKYILICEGYMDVIAMHQAGFTNAVASLGTAFTSQHAQLLKRYTDKVVLTYDSDGAGVKAALRAIPILKEAGMSIRVLTMQPYKDPDEFIKNLGAEAFRQRIEEARNSFLFEIDVLKKNYQMEDPEQKTEFYNQVARKLLEFPEALERENYLEAVSREYYINYEDLKRLVNRLGASLGPSVSIPREEGILKNQRKKEKEDGVKQSQRLLLTWLIENPLLFDKINGVISPDDFIEELYHKVARMVFDGHAAGTLNPAEILNHFIHDEDQYRAVAGLFHANLKESLDNEEQKKAFSETIMKVKKNSLDHASRHAAGILELQNIIKEQAALKDLHISLD from the coding sequence ATGCGATATTCGGAAGAAGTGATTGAAGAGGTCCGGATGAAGAATGACATCGTGGATGTGATTTCGGGATACGTCAAGCTGCAGAAGAAGGGAAGCAATTATTTCGGCTTATGCCCTTTTCACAATGAAAAGTCCCCTTCCTTTTCGGTATCCCCTGCCAAGCAGATGTACTACTGCTTTGGTTGCGGAGCAGGCGGTAACGTATTGACGTTTGTCATGGAATATGAAAATTATTCCTTTTCTGAGGCGTTAAAGGTCCTGGCAGACCGGTCAGGTGTGAAGCTTCCTGCGGCAGAGTACAGCAAGGAGGCCAGGGAGCAGGAAGATCTTCGGTCCGCTCTTTTGGAGATCAATAAGCTGGCTGCCAGTTATTTTTATTATCAGCTTAAAAACCCCCAGGGGGAGGCAGGCTACCGCTATTTAAGGGACAGGCAGCTAAGTGATGAAACCATAACCAGGTTTGGGCTTGGGTATTCCAACAAAACCAGCAGCGACCTTTACCGGTATTTGAAAAGCAAGGGATATGATGACAGTCTGTTAAAGCAGACAGGGCTGGTGACCATTGAAGAACGTGGAACCTTTGATAAGTTCTGGAACCGGGTGATGTTTCCCATTATGGATGTGAATAACCGGGTCATTGGTTTCGGAGGCCGGGTCATGGGAGCCGGGGAGCCAAAGTATCTAAATTCCCCTGAGACAAAGCTTTTTGATAAAAGCCGGAATTTATACGGGCTAAATTATGCCAGACTTTCACGGGAAAAATACATATTGATCTGCGAGGGTTACATGGATGTGATTGCAATGCACCAGGCAGGGTTCACCAATGCGGTGGCTTCCCTGGGAACGGCCTTTACCTCTCAGCATGCCCAGCTTTTAAAACGGTATACGGATAAAGTAGTTCTCACTTATGACAGCGACGGCGCGGGGGTCAAGGCTGCCCTCCGTGCGATTCCCATTCTCAAAGAAGCAGGCATGTCCATCCGCGTACTCACCATGCAGCCTTACAAAGATCCTGATGAATTTATAAAGAATCTGGGAGCTGAGGCTTTCCGACAGCGAATAGAAGAGGCCCGCAACAGCTTCCTGTTTGAAATTGATGTGCTGAAAAAGAATTACCAAATGGAGGATCCGGAGCAGAAAACTGAATTTTACAATCAGGTGGCCAGAAAACTTCTGGAATTTCCAGAGGCTCTGGAACGGGAGAATTATTTGGAGGCGGTCTCCAGGGAGTATTATATTAATTATGAGGATTTAAAACGACTGGTCAACCGTTTGGGGGCTTCTCTGGGACCGTCTGTTTCGATACCGCGGGAAGAAGGTATTCTTAAAAACCAGAGAAAAAAGGAAAAAGAAGACGGCGTAAAGCAATCCCAAAGGCTGCTTCTTACCTGGCTCATTGAAAATCCATTACTGTTTGATAAGATTAACGGAGTAATCTCTCCGGATGATTTTATAGAAGAACTGTATCACAAGGTGGCACGGATGGTTTTTGACGGACACGCTGCCGGAACATTGAATCCGGCTGAGATCTTGAATCATTTTATTCATGATGAAGATCAATACCGGGCAGTCGCAGGTCTTTTTCATGCGAACTTAAAAGAGTCCCTAGATAATGAAGAACAAAAAAAAGCGTTTTCGGAAACGATTATGAAGGTGAAAAAAAATAGTCTGGATCATGCCAGCCGCCATGCAGCAGGAATTTTAGAACTGCAGAATATTATAAAGGAACAGGCTGCGCTAAAGGATTTGCATATTTCGCTGGATTAG
- a CDS encoding deoxyguanosinetriphosphate triphosphohydrolase, with protein sequence MNIRESTEQWENAYLSPYAAFSKNSRGREREEEACDIRTAYQRDRDRIIHCKAFRRLKHKTQVFLAPEGDHYRTRLTHTLEVSQIARTIAKSLRMNEDLTEAIALAHDLGHTPFGHSGEAILNKICSQGFAHYRQSVRVVEILEKNGMGLNLTWEVRDGILNHRTSGQPSTLEGAIVRLSDKIAYINHDIDDAIRARMFVEEDLPECYTGILGHSVRERLNNLIHDIIGNSYGKPEIIMSPDMESAMQGLRTWMFENVYKSDIPKAEEGKAQHLIVMLFNYYMEHPDKLPEEYRILMEVRMEGRERAVCDYIAGMSDSYAIDKFEELFVPKAWKSV encoded by the coding sequence ATGAATATCAGGGAATCCACGGAACAATGGGAGAATGCATATTTAAGTCCTTATGCCGCTTTCAGTAAAAACAGCAGAGGAAGAGAGCGGGAAGAGGAGGCTTGTGATATCCGGACAGCTTATCAGAGGGACCGGGACCGGATCATTCACTGTAAGGCATTTCGCAGGCTGAAACATAAAACCCAGGTTTTTCTGGCACCGGAAGGGGATCATTACAGGACCAGACTGACTCATACCCTGGAGGTATCCCAGATTGCCAGGACCATCGCTAAGTCCTTGCGAATGAACGAGGACTTAACGGAGGCCATAGCCCTTGCTCATGATCTGGGACATACTCCATTCGGTCATTCCGGAGAGGCAATTTTAAATAAGATCTGTTCCCAGGGGTTTGCCCACTACAGACAGAGTGTCCGGGTGGTAGAGATTTTGGAAAAGAACGGTATGGGATTAAATCTTACCTGGGAAGTCAGGGACGGGATTTTAAACCACCGCACCAGCGGCCAGCCTTCCACGTTAGAGGGGGCCATCGTCCGCCTGTCGGATAAGATCGCTTATATCAATCATGACATTGATGATGCTATCAGGGCCAGGATGTTTGTAGAGGAAGATCTGCCGGAATGCTATACGGGAATTCTGGGGCACAGTGTCCGTGAAAGGCTTAACAATCTGATCCATGATATTATCGGAAACAGCTATGGAAAGCCCGAAATTATCATGTCCCCGGATATGGAGAGCGCCATGCAGGGACTGCGTACCTGGATGTTTGAAAACGTCTATAAAAGCGATATTCCAAAGGCAGAGGAAGGAAAAGCACAGCATCTTATTGTCATGCTTTTTAATTATTATATGGAGCACCCGGACAAGCTGCCGGAGGAATACCGCATTTTAATGGAAGTCCGGATGGAAGGCAGAGAACGGGCGGTCTGCGACTACATTGCAGGTATGAGTGACAGCTATGCCATTGATAAATTTGAGGAACTGTTTGTCCCGAAAGCGTGGAAATCAGTTTAA